The following coding sequences are from one Patescibacteria group bacterium window:
- a CDS encoding BadF/BadG/BcrA/BcrD ATPase family protein has product MNKGRWFLGIDGGGTKTEAALGSSLGDVVWGKAGPSNPRAVSREVAALNVRQAVKQAEKLAGKHRPYRTVIGIAGMDTPKDVAAMRRVLRQTLKNIVEPDFQLVNDIIIALASGTTDRHAAVIISGTGSNAYARGPKGTVRAGGRGHRLADEGSGYAQGLATLHAVTKAADGRGVATQLTKYVLQHFQIRKPEELVHIVYQPSFGKPQIAALAPYVQAAAEKGDVIAKKILADAADELALLATTVIRKSGLHRKIFSLVTVGGIFKCPVVLPSRFKGAVRMVAPKVQFIRPKLRPAIGAWGMAGGGEAVKL; this is encoded by the coding sequence ATGAACAAAGGACGTTGGTTCCTAGGCATTGATGGTGGTGGCACGAAAACCGAAGCTGCGCTTGGCAGCAGCCTTGGGGATGTCGTTTGGGGTAAGGCAGGCCCATCCAACCCACGTGCTGTGTCGCGAGAGGTTGCAGCGCTCAATGTCCGTCAGGCAGTGAAGCAAGCGGAGAAACTGGCTGGCAAGCACCGTCCGTACCGCACAGTCATTGGGATTGCGGGTATGGATACACCGAAAGATGTGGCGGCAATGCGCCGGGTATTGCGGCAGACGTTGAAAAATATTGTCGAGCCAGATTTTCAATTGGTGAATGACATTATCATTGCTTTGGCCTCGGGAACCACTGACCGGCACGCGGCAGTGATCATTTCTGGCACGGGATCCAATGCATATGCGCGTGGCCCCAAAGGCACTGTGCGCGCTGGTGGACGCGGGCATCGATTGGCTGACGAAGGTTCTGGGTATGCGCAAGGTTTAGCCACCTTGCACGCGGTGACCAAAGCTGCAGATGGCAGGGGAGTTGCAACGCAATTAACCAAGTACGTGCTGCAGCACTTCCAGATCCGGAAGCCGGAGGAGTTGGTGCACATTGTGTACCAGCCCAGTTTCGGCAAACCGCAGATTGCAGCCCTGGCGCCGTACGTGCAAGCTGCGGCGGAGAAAGGGGATGTAATAGCAAAAAAAATTCTCGCTGACGCCGCTGATGAACTCGCTTTGCTGGCAACGACAGTTATCCGAAAGAGTGGCCTGCACCGAAAAATTTTTTCCCTGGTCACCGTGGGTGGGATTTTCAAATGCCCAGTGGTTCTCCCTTCACGCTTCAAGGGTGCTGTGCGCATGGTTGCCCCCAAAGTGCAATTCATCCGGCCCAAGCTCCGCCCGGCCATTGGCGCATGGGGGATGGCTGGGGGAGGGGAAGCCGTAAAGCTGTAA
- the xseB gene encoding exodeoxyribonuclease VII small subunit, with amino-acid sequence MPKRPAANTFAKDFAELERIAQKFEAGAFDVQEGLKDFEKGMALAQSLRERLQDVEQKVETIKAKYKAAGESAA; translated from the coding sequence ATGCCTAAACGCCCTGCTGCCAACACCTTTGCCAAGGATTTTGCTGAACTGGAACGCATTGCCCAGAAGTTTGAGGCTGGGGCTTTTGACGTGCAGGAAGGTCTGAAAGACTTTGAGAAGGGGATGGCTTTGGCGCAGAGCCTGCGTGAACGGCTGCAGGATGTGGAGCAGAAGGTGGAAACCATTAAAGCCAAGTACAAGGCAGCCGGGGAGTCTGCTGCGTAA
- a CDS encoding glycosyltransferase family 2 protein: MDRQAAYRWYRTLEMIPGIFIWSAFILAVGLSFIKPLWVIVFIIAFDALWLIRISYLLVYLLTSYRRFRHDSHVDWLAKTQPLPKYQEIYHLIFLPTYKEPVEVVDQSLASLKNIRYPLDRLLVVLCGEQKDHEHFQKVSAAMQEKYEKIFGKFLVTEHPADVPGEVPGKGSNTAYAGKRAQKEIVDALGLPYENVVVSSFDVDTVVHPQYFACLTYHYLTVPNPTHASYQPVALYSNNVWESPFLMRVVAMSTTFWLMTEQMRPERLFTFSSHSMSFKTLVEVGFWQSDIVTEDSRIFIQGFIEYDGDYRVVPLFIPLSMDTVMSHTLRQSLKNQYVQQRRWAYGIENFPFMVWNFWGNKAIPFMKKFRYLFNQLEGSFSWATAPILIFILGRLPIAVANHQGLTSALTVNTPHVLSIMMTVSLVGLIASAMLSMTLLPPRPRHAPRWQWPIMFLQWIIFPVTMVAFGSIPATEAITRLMLGKYLGFNVTEKMRKKDV; encoded by the coding sequence ATGGACCGCCAAGCGGCGTACCGTTGGTACCGAACCCTGGAGATGATTCCAGGAATTTTCATCTGGTCAGCTTTCATTCTGGCAGTTGGGCTCTCGTTCATCAAACCGCTGTGGGTCATTGTCTTCATCATCGCCTTTGATGCGCTGTGGCTCATTCGCATTTCCTACTTACTGGTGTACTTGCTCACATCCTACCGGCGGTTCCGGCATGATTCGCACGTGGACTGGCTGGCGAAGACCCAGCCGTTGCCAAAGTACCAGGAAATCTATCACCTCATTTTTCTGCCAACCTACAAGGAGCCAGTGGAAGTGGTTGATCAATCCTTGGCGTCACTCAAAAACATTCGCTACCCACTAGACCGGCTGCTGGTGGTGCTGTGCGGGGAGCAGAAAGACCATGAGCATTTTCAAAAAGTCTCTGCAGCAATGCAGGAAAAGTACGAAAAGATTTTTGGAAAATTCTTGGTAACGGAACACCCAGCAGATGTCCCTGGGGAAGTACCGGGTAAAGGGTCCAACACTGCGTACGCTGGTAAGCGCGCGCAAAAGGAAATTGTTGATGCGCTGGGTTTGCCGTACGAAAACGTGGTCGTTTCATCTTTCGACGTGGACACCGTTGTGCACCCACAGTACTTTGCGTGTTTGACCTACCACTACCTGACCGTACCCAATCCCACCCACGCCAGCTACCAGCCCGTGGCGCTGTACAGCAACAACGTGTGGGAGTCACCGTTCCTCATGCGCGTTGTGGCCATGTCCACTACCTTCTGGCTAATGACTGAGCAAATGCGGCCGGAGCGCTTGTTCACTTTTTCTTCACACTCTATGTCTTTCAAAACCCTGGTGGAGGTTGGGTTTTGGCAGAGTGATATTGTCACCGAAGACTCCCGTATCTTCATCCAGGGGTTCATTGAGTATGACGGGGATTACCGCGTGGTGCCGTTGTTCATTCCGCTGTCCATGGATACAGTCATGAGCCACACCCTCCGGCAGAGTTTGAAAAACCAGTACGTGCAGCAGCGTCGCTGGGCATATGGCATTGAGAATTTTCCCTTCATGGTGTGGAACTTCTGGGGCAACAAAGCTATTCCGTTCATGAAGAAGTTTCGGTACCTGTTCAACCAGCTGGAAGGGTCTTTCTCATGGGCCACGGCTCCCATTCTCATTTTCATCTTGGGTCGTTTACCCATCGCCGTCGCAAATCACCAAGGCCTTACTTCTGCGCTTACCGTGAACACACCGCACGTGCTGAGCATCATGATGACCGTGTCGCTGGTTGGGTTGATTGCTTCAGCCATGCTGAGTATGACCCTGCTCCCACCCCGACCGCGGCATGCCCCGCGCTGGCAGTGGCCCATCATGTTCCTCCAGTGGATTATTTTCCCGGTGACCATGGTAGCTTTTGGTTCTATTCCCGCCACCGAAGCCATTACCCGGCTGATGCTGGGCAAGTACCTGGGTTTCAACGTCACGGAGAAGATGCGGAAGAAGGACGTGTAG
- the rsmH gene encoding 16S rRNA (cytosine(1402)-N(4))-methyltransferase RsmH, producing MLGRTPAHIPVLSKEVLLALAPQAGEHTIDCTLGLGGHAEMLLTATAPTGRLLGIDRDAEALAQAKVHLESFGERVRTVQGTFADIASLAASFPKPNLILADLGLSSFALDTPSRGFSFQADGPLDMRMDKGQGATAAELLQSISAAELERILQEYGEEPKSRAIAKAIIASRETHPIATTGELASVIDATYRQILHAPADRPLWLGRKVHPATRTFQALRIAVNDELGQLTPFLGEAFALLAPGGRLAIISFHSLEDRLVKQFFREQAKTCVCPPEQLQCTCDRQANAQLLIRKPIVASEAELQANPRSRSAKLRVIKKLSPAS from the coding sequence ATGCTTGGCCGCACTCCAGCGCACATCCCTGTTCTTTCCAAAGAAGTTCTCCTGGCTCTAGCTCCGCAAGCAGGGGAGCACACTATTGATTGCACTCTGGGTCTGGGCGGCCATGCAGAAATGCTCCTGACCGCTACGGCGCCAACCGGACGTTTGCTGGGCATTGATCGAGATGCCGAAGCGCTGGCGCAGGCAAAAGTACATCTTGAGTCATTCGGTGAGCGAGTGCGCACTGTCCAAGGCACATTCGCTGACATTGCTAGTTTGGCAGCATCTTTTCCAAAACCAAATCTCATTCTTGCGGATTTAGGCCTTTCCAGTTTTGCGCTGGACACCCCCAGCCGAGGTTTTTCTTTCCAAGCAGATGGGCCGCTGGATATGCGGATGGACAAGGGTCAGGGCGCAACTGCGGCTGAGCTCCTCCAAAGCATTTCTGCCGCAGAGCTAGAACGCATCTTGCAAGAGTACGGCGAAGAGCCCAAGAGCCGGGCCATTGCTAAAGCAATCATTGCCAGTCGTGAGACCCACCCGATAGCGACCACGGGGGAGCTCGCGAGTGTCATTGATGCGACGTACCGGCAGATCCTCCACGCACCCGCAGACCGGCCACTGTGGCTGGGACGGAAAGTGCATCCTGCCACCCGAACTTTTCAAGCTTTACGCATTGCCGTCAACGACGAACTTGGCCAGCTCACCCCATTTCTGGGTGAAGCCTTCGCTCTCCTGGCCCCTGGAGGTCGGCTGGCCATCATCAGCTTCCACTCGTTGGAAGACCGGCTGGTGAAGCAGTTCTTCCGCGAGCAAGCCAAAACCTGCGTCTGCCCACCGGAGCAACTGCAGTGCACCTGCGACCGCCAAGCCAACGCGCAGCTCCTCATTCGCAAGCCCATTGTTGCAAGCGAAGCTGAATTGCAGGCAAATCCTCGGAGCCGGAGTGCCAAACTTCGGGTCATCAAAAAACTTTCTCCCGCCTCGTAA
- the xseA gene encoding exodeoxyribonuclease VII large subunit: MPDHPIFSVSEFIQVTKQHLTLLGSVVVEGEITGYRVSKERLVYFELKDAKSRVLCFMLVGDAEAELSDGMSVRVTAIPSLFQGSGGFHLRVQQVELVGQGALQQALRLLQAKLDAEGLFAEGRKRSLPQYPKRIGIITSVDAAAYTDVLRILRTRWPLATVVHFPVGVQGAGAVSSIVGALQHCHASNVDVVILTRGGGSLEDLQAFNSEKVARAIFSCRVPVVCGVGHERDWTIADLVADVRASTPTNAAERATPLATQVFADVQTMERQMEDGWRMVLGDLHDRLHHLTRDLSDVVQGTVQRIRLLQQTCVQAFSSGVERMHTRLAYATKLVQTLSPAATLDRGYSLTTIDGKVVTNADSVKPGQRLHTRVKRGSIHSTVT; encoded by the coding sequence ATGCCCGATCACCCAATCTTCTCCGTCTCAGAGTTCATCCAAGTCACCAAGCAACATTTGACGTTGCTGGGTTCGGTTGTGGTGGAAGGGGAGATCACTGGCTACCGGGTGAGTAAAGAACGCCTGGTCTACTTTGAATTGAAAGACGCCAAAAGCCGCGTGCTGTGCTTTATGCTGGTGGGGGATGCAGAAGCGGAACTGTCAGACGGCATGTCCGTGCGCGTTACGGCAATACCCTCGCTGTTCCAAGGTAGCGGTGGTTTTCACCTGCGCGTGCAGCAAGTGGAATTGGTTGGCCAAGGCGCGCTGCAGCAAGCCCTGCGTTTGCTCCAAGCTAAATTAGATGCTGAAGGGTTGTTTGCTGAAGGACGAAAGCGGTCACTCCCACAATATCCCAAACGCATTGGTATTATCACTTCTGTTGACGCTGCAGCGTATACGGACGTGCTCCGGATTTTACGCACGCGCTGGCCGCTGGCTACGGTTGTCCATTTTCCCGTGGGTGTGCAGGGCGCTGGTGCAGTGTCCAGCATCGTGGGCGCCTTGCAGCACTGCCATGCAAGCAATGTGGATGTGGTCATTCTCACCCGGGGTGGAGGAAGCCTGGAAGATCTCCAAGCTTTTAATAGTGAAAAAGTTGCGCGGGCAATTTTCTCCTGCCGCGTGCCGGTGGTGTGTGGCGTGGGACATGAACGTGACTGGACCATTGCTGACCTCGTTGCCGATGTGCGCGCGTCCACGCCAACCAATGCTGCAGAACGAGCAACGCCATTAGCAACCCAAGTCTTTGCCGATGTGCAAACCATGGAGCGACAAATGGAAGATGGGTGGCGGATGGTGCTGGGTGATTTGCACGACCGGCTGCACCACCTGACCCGCGACCTGAGTGATGTGGTGCAGGGGACAGTGCAGCGGATTCGGCTGTTGCAGCAAACTTGCGTGCAGGCTTTTTCCTCTGGCGTGGAACGCATGCACACCCGTCTGGCCTATGCCACCAAGCTGGTGCAGACGCTTTCACCCGCCGCGACCCTGGATCGGGGGTACTCACTCACGACCATTGACGGAAAGGTCGTGACCAACGCTGATTCGGTCAAACCCGGCCAACGCTTGCATACGCGGGTAAAGCGGGGATCCATTCATTCAACAGTAACGTAA
- the mraZ gene encoding division/cell wall cluster transcriptional repressor MraZ, whose translation MTNRMFIGEYNHAIDDKGRLAIPVKFRERLTHGAVVTRGLDKCLFVYPQREWAQLADKLSRLPISQANTRAFARLMLAGAMELDIDKQGRVVLPDYLRKYASVKKKVVVAGLYNRLELWDDTTWQKYKAGTEKSSTDIAEALGSLGV comes from the coding sequence ATGACGAACCGCATGTTTATTGGCGAATACAACCATGCAATAGATGACAAAGGCCGATTGGCCATCCCGGTGAAGTTCCGGGAGCGCTTAACCCACGGGGCGGTCGTCACCCGCGGCTTGGATAAGTGCCTTTTTGTGTACCCGCAGCGGGAGTGGGCGCAGCTGGCGGATAAGCTTTCCCGTTTGCCCATTTCTCAGGCCAACACCCGAGCCTTTGCGCGTCTGATGCTGGCTGGAGCAATGGAGTTGGATATCGACAAGCAGGGCCGTGTGGTCTTGCCTGACTACCTGCGGAAGTACGCATCAGTGAAGAAGAAGGTGGTGGTGGCAGGTTTGTACAACCGGTTGGAACTCTGGGATGACACCACCTGGCAGAAGTACAAAGCTGGAACCGAGAAGAGTTCAACAGATATCGCTGAAGCCCTGGGTAGCCTGGGCGTGTAA